The genomic stretch GTTCAGAAAGATCGCCCGTGTCGTTCGTCGAGGAGGCATAAGTGTGCTGGGCCAGCGCATGCACCTCCACTGCCGCCGCATGTTCGCTACCAGGAGTGTTCCGGTAACGCAGCAGCCGGGTATGTTCAACAAAAGCGTTCAGGCTGCCATCGATATCTCCAGCGCAAATCGCGGCAGCGATGCGTTCGTGGTACTGCCAGACCTCGCGCAAATAGCGGTAATTAACGTACGTGTTGAACTCCACAGCTTCATAAGCTTCCCAGAAGGATTCCAGCATCCCGGTGACAAACGGGTTTTCCAGCCGGGAGAAAATGGTCAGGTGAAACTCGCGGTGTTCTCCGTGCGGTATGCGCGCCGGTGTCTCCTCCAGCATGGCCCGCGCCCGCCTGACCAGCGCCGTCAACTTCTCGTGATCTTCCGGCAGCAGGCGCGAAACCGCCTCCCGCCAGAAGCCAACTTCGACGGCGACGCGCAGATCAGCAAACGGTTGAAACGCGCTACGATCCTGGGCCAGCGCATAGAGCAGGCTCAGGCGCACCGCCGGCGCGAAGTTGAACACCCGGATGCGGATACCGGCACGAGGACGCACGTCGACCAGGCCCAGCGCACGGGCGACCTCAAGCTGTTCGCGCAGCTTGTTGACGCTGATACCCAGTTCCTGGCTGAGGTCAGTCAATGGGGGGAGTTGGTCGCCGGGCTTGAGTCGCCGCTGAACCATGTAGACCAGCAGATCAGAGGC from Anaerolineae bacterium encodes the following:
- a CDS encoding FadR family transcriptional regulator yields the protein MLPQDLASDLLVYMVQRRLKPGDQLPPLTDLSQELGISVNKLREQLEVARALGLVDVRPRAGIRIRVFNFAPAVRLSLLYALAQDRSAFQPFADLRVAVEVGFWREAVSRLLPEDHEKLTALVRRARAMLEETPARIPHGEHREFHLTIFSRLENPFVTGMLESFWEAYEAVEFNTYVNYRYLREVWQYHERIAAAICAGDIDGSLNAFVEHTRLLRYRNTPGSEHAAAVEVHALAQHTYASSTNDTGDLSEQVGSILE